The Eptesicus fuscus isolate TK198812 chromosome 20, DD_ASM_mEF_20220401, whole genome shotgun sequence genome contains the following window.
CCCGGGGCTGGTATAATGCAGGGCTCAAGAGCTGACAGGGCCCTggtaggtttggctcagtggatagagcatcagcctgcagactgaagggtcccaggttcgattccagtcaagggcatatgcctgggttgtggccgatcaatgattctctctcatcattgatgtttctctctctctccctctcctttcctcactggaataaataaaaaatattaaaaaaaaaaaaaaagagctgacaGGGTTAAGTCCACAAGTGAGACTTCTTTTCCCAAGATCCCGAGCTCCTTGAGGATATAGAACTACCTTTTTGCTTCTCTGTTGCCCCTAAATATCTATCCCACGTGATTAGCATTCAATAATCCCTAGGACTCATTCTCTGTCTCTAACTTTCTTCCTGGTCCCacccttttcattttaaaatcggACCCTGAGTCACCTTTTCCAGTCGGGTCTCCAATTCCGACACTTCAGCTTCCACCAGCTCAATAGAGGCTCTGGGAAAGGAGGGATGGTGTCAAGGGAACAGAGCTTGGGTCCATGTAGTCTGTCCACCTTGGCAAGGCCAGGTCAGGGGTTGGGGTTAGAGAGTGGAGGGTACAGACAGAAAAAGCTGGTGGGTTAAGAAGGCCCACCCACCAGCCCTCTTTAGCTTGCTCACTCCACCGTGTAGGAGCTACTATGACCCAGGCCAGAGCAGGAAGAAGGGTAGAAGGAGGGTGGATGTGGTAAGGGCAGGAAGTTGCTAACCGCCCAgagcaggtgctgggggaggggcaggggtcccaGTGAGAGGAAGGATGGAATGCCAGCTCTGGCGGTGAGAGACCTCTGGGTCTGATAGCAGAGGTACTACTTTGGCCCACAGGCTTCATCTTGTCCCTTTAAGACCTATTCCCTGCTAGGACATCTGGCctggggaagggtgtgtgtgtgtgtgtgtgtgtgtgtgtgtgtgtgtgtgtgtgtgtgtaggggggtgtcAGGCCACCCCTCCTCTACCCCCCAGACCTGTGCACACTTACCGGAAGCGGGGTGAGTCCTTAAGACACTCCTCGAAGTCCAGTTTGACTGTCATCTCAGCTTGATCACTTCAGGCCAATGGATCCTGGGGCCAGGCGCGTGGGGATGCAAGTGGAGGCACTCCCTGCCCCCAAAGGGGCCTTgatgaggaaggagaaaagcGTTCCCCCTGGGTAGAGCCTGGGAGGGGTGATAATGCTTTCCCCAAGGGGAAGGGGTGTCCTAGGAGGAGCGCTCACCCCACACTTCCAGGCAGtgctgggaggggcagaggcggggcctgggcggaggAGAGGGGCCTAAGATCAGAGAAGCCACAGCCCCGCCCTCAGAGATATGCTGTCACCTTCCTACTGGGTCAGGTCTCTGCTTCTTTCTCCtttagtggttgagtattgagAGCCTGGTAGAtataggttcaaatcctggtttggTCACTTACAGGgtgcatgaccttgagcaagctcTCTgattcctcagtttcctcacctggaagATGGGGATGGCAACACCTGCCTCCAaggttgttgtaagaattaaagaTGATACTAGTGAGTTTATGTTGACTGAATCACACCAATCACTGTCATCCTGCTGCAGCTGGGCCTTCTCAGACTCCAAAGACCTCTGGACCCCAGTCCCCCACACTACTCCGAGCTTTCTTCTCTGCTCTGGCTGCTCATGGGGTTTCCTGTGTgtgactctccctccctcctctcctctcttcagtGACTGAGCAGGTCCGCCTGGGCCCCCAATTCACAGCACCCAGACTGctcttcttctctttattttccacccctagggtggtgagggcaggggaaggctggccccctccccatctccagcTGGCTACATTTTCTGTTGTGTGGCTTCCCCGTCCTGAGTCCATCAAAGCCGAAGGGATTCATCTGGAGAGAGGAGGGGTTGGGTGAGTGGTTTTCTTACAGCAGGCATGAGATCTGGCTCATGTGTGACCCCTTAAACTCCCTAGAACCTACCCttagcccctctccctccctggccagtgCATGCAGCCACttgcccctgcccaggctcaTATCTGCACTCCTTTTGGTTTGAGGAGTTTGGGTTGCTTCtggttttcctctctgagctttgtAGGCTTGGGCAGTTCAGCCCCCTTAGATGCCAGACACTGACAGTAGCCAGACACTGCTTGGGACCCACTTCTTTGGAAAACAGGGAAGTACCAGGAGTGGGGTAGGTGGCAGAGAGAAGTTGGGAGGAGGCTTGGAACCAGCAGATGGTGTCAAGCTGGAGGGGGTCCCAACCACGTATGGTCTTCCCGGGCTCCTCTCTGGACAATGTAAGCCGTGCACACTAGGATGGTTAGGGCCTTAGCACCTGTTGCAGATCTACTGGCCTAaagggagtgggggttggggggatgggagcTTGCCAAGAGCCAGGCCCGGTGGCATGGTGCCCTCACCAGGCTGTCATGGTGTCCCTGTCACTGTCAGGGAGTTCTCGATGGCCTGTGGTCCCGAAGGGGGCTTCCTCTGTGGTCCAGCGAACGGACCTCAGTTCCTGTGGAATTCTCACCTGTCCAGCTCAAGCTTGTAGAACCTGGAAGCATCCCCGACCAGGGTTGGGGCACCCATCAGTCTGTTAGCTCTCAGTCCTCCCGCCCCCAGGTGACCCGGACCCACTGTCACTGTCCTGCTGCTCATCTTCCGTGTCCTCCTCAAGCTCCGGGTGAGGACAGCACCTCAGGTATCTCCCTTTGCTATAATACTCCTTCCGTTGCAGATCAGCCTCCTTGTCCGACGTGATGATGGCCGAAGCTGGGGACTGATTTCTGAAGGTAGAGGAATCTGAGGAGTCACCCAAATTCATCTGAGTCTTATGGCCATCTAGGGTGTCCAGGCCCCTAGGTGTCCACTGTGACCCTCCCACCGCCAGAGGGGAGAAGCTCAAGTCCCAGGTTCTCATCTCACCTCCATACCTCCTTCTCTTCTAGAAAACCTTTAGtgacccctccatcccccacagGTCTCTGGGGTGTTCTGTTCATCCTCATCAGCCAGACTTTCCTGGTGGGAAACTTACTCTAGCTGCCCCTCTGTCTCTCCTGGGGTCACCTCCCAGCATTACCTCCCCCTCAGGCAGCAGGGCCCTTGGCCAATCATGCACACCGAGGAAGAAGGCTCTGGACTACAATTCCCTTGAGTCCCAGGGGCCCACCATAGCTACTAACCCTGAGTTTCTCGGATGTGGTTCCTGGTCACCAGGCCAGTCTCATCTTTGGCTCCTCTGGCCAGTCCTCTTGCCTGGCCTCCCTCCACAGGCCTGGACTCTGGGCCCAGCGTCACACCTCGACCGCCACTGCCCAAACTTTCACTACCTCCATTGCTGTTCTTGTTATTACCCAAGGGCTGGCTTTTCTGAGTGTTGAGGAACTTTCCTTCATTGTAGTGTGCCTTGCGGTGCTTCTCAAAACCACTGGAGTCTGTGGGCCAGTTTAAGAACTCAGCTTTCCTGCCATGGTTCACTCCACCTCCCCTTTCCATGCAGTCCCCACCCCTCATCTCACATGTTTTGGAAAAGTTGTCGGAAGACCCTGAGCTTCTGTTATCAGGGTGCTGCTGAAGGACCTTGGGGGAGAAATTGTCCATTGCTGccaacctgcaggggagggaatctAGCTGGGAGCACTGAAGTGAAAAGACCATGGGGGCAGCTGGTTGACTCCCCACCTTCGCCTTGGCTGGATGAGAGGTGTAGTACCTCCCATTGAGGGGACCAAAAAGCAGAACTGGCTCAGATCCCAGAGTTCAGGAGTGGAAGGAGGAAGACGCGCATCCCTACTGATCTCCGGCAGGGCTCTCACCTTTCTGTGAGGGCCTCAGGAGTCACTGTGAGGGGGGGCTCGTCACTGTCCTGCGGTggcagcctgcagagggaggaagCAGTGCGGAGAGGAGGGTATCAGGTAGCATCCCCTCCCTGAGGCCTCTCTGCCTTCgccgcccctcccctccgctGACTAGGTGAGCGCCTGGGCTGAAGGATTAGGCTGAAAGCGCACCTGTGGAAGGGGGTGCTGGGCTCATCCACCGTCATAAATCCGTAGTCCTTGTCAGCAGGGTGGTAAGTGGTCATGATATTCATTTCATCCCAGTGTTGAGCCTTTTTCCTGCAGTCGGGGAAGGACACAAAAAAGGGGTAGGAAACCTTCTAGTGACCTCCTCCTCACAATCCTCCCTGATTCTTTCAGTCATTCAAAAACTTCTACCCGCTTGCCGTTCCAGAGAAGTAGGAGGCTAGGGACGAGGATCACGCCTAATGATAATCACCTACTGTGTATGTAGCTCGAGtacctgctgctctcccaaaGACTTGGAACCTCCCATTTCCCACTCAATTGCCCTCACATCTAGTTCTCAggactcctccccttccctcctggctCCGCCCCCTCCGGTGTCCATAACCCTCCCTCCTTGCTCCGTGCTGCCTGCCAAATAAGCTGGGATCCTTACTTTTCCGCACTGGGGGATTTCTGTGTCAAGGTGGGATTGCTGTTTTTTAGGATGCTATGGGGCCGATCCTCATAGAGTTTGTGGGGGTGCAAAGAAGTTGAACCGGAACGCGGACTGCATCCCGAGTTGTGCATCCCAGACCCCTTGGACCCAAAGTCAGACGTCCCGGATGCACAGGTTCCAGGAATGGGGGGATTAAATCCGCCAGGGTATGTGCCAGACGCAAGACTGTGGCCCACAACCTCCCCAggatgctggctgggcctgggaccATGAACCGCTACCACTCGGGAGTGACGGCAGGAATCCGGGCTTCTAATTCCTATTCCGGAGCGGCGAGAACCTTGGGACACGACTACTCCGGAGGGCAGCCCGGAGCCTGCCTCGATCCCTGTGATGCCTCCTGGCACCTCCCTGGTTGCCCCTCCATGGGATTCCTGGGTGAGGCTGCCAGCAGCCCCCGCAGACTCCTGCTTCTCCATTGCCCCACCAGGGGGCCACGCTCagctaccccgccccgcctccctgccccacatagccccgcccccgccccgccgcgtcCGGCCGGCGCCTCGGGAGCCAGGaccgggccccgccccctctgctCCTTGGAGTCGCGGTGGGCGGAATCGAGACTATATAGGGACCTCGGGCCGAGAGCCCCCCGTGGCCCCTCCTTCAAAGATCTTTGTCTCTGGGATTTGTTCCGGTTTTTCTCCGGGGGCCGAGAAGCCTTGTGACCTCACAGTCATCCAACCTTAGCGCGAGCGTcggagctgggctgggggcttGTTAATAGCTCTGGGGCAATCTTTTGGGACCGTCAGCGCCGTTGCTTGAAATTGTCCGCCGGGGTTTTTATTCGTAGCTTTAAAACCTAAGTATGAATGAATTGGAGTTCAAGGTGGGCTTGACTGGAAACATCCGCAAgcccttttccccccaaaagtCGGCCGCTTTGCCTCTCACGAGAGGTGTGTTATAAAGTGGAAAGTGGAGGGATTGCGATCCTGTCGCAAGACATATCCGGTCTCAGCGGTGTGGAGGGCAGAGGTTTCCATGTATGAAGCTGCCGGTTCCCGGTTCCCGTTCACACAGCTTCGAAGCTTGTAGCTGGAAGGAAGACACCGCCTCCTCTTGCCGTAAAGCGACGACTTCAAGGCGTGGCCTGCCTCGACGAGGGCGGGGCTGTCGGTGCCGCTGTCGCAAAGCTGAAAGTGTTTCAGGCGCCGGCACCCCCCTTCCGTCGTAAAGATGGCTGCGGCCGTCGTTTCTTTCACTGTCGTAAAAACTCCCAGCCCAAGTCTTCCCCGCTCTCGGAGCCACTCCATCACCTCGTCGTGCCGTAAAGCAAGCCTCCGACCCCGTCGTCCTTCTGTTCCCACCGGGTAGCCGTTAATTCCTTAGCCCTTAGCCCGGGATGCTTCAGTGCCCGGCAGTGCCGTAAAGCATATCTGGCCCCAGCCCCGGGTCCCATTCCTTCAGGGTGTTTGTGCACCGCCGTTGCTACGGTGCCGCCAAACGCGGCTGTCGTGCGGCCCCGGCGTCAGCGGCGATGGCGGCGGGgtcgggtgggagtggggggtctgggggaggccccgggccggggcctggtgggggtggaggcccCGGCGGGAGCGGCCCAGGACCGGGGTCTGGCGCGGGTTTGGGCAGCGGCGGGGAGCTGCACCCGCGCACGGGGCGCCTGGTCAGCCTGTCGGCCTGTGGGCGTACAGCGCGGCGGCAGCAGCCGGGCCAGGAGTTTAACCACGGGCTGGTGTTGAGCCGGGAACCTTTGCGCGATGGACGCGTCTTCACCGTCCGCATCGACCGCAAGGTGCGGAGCTGGGGCCGCAAAACCAAGATGTGGAGGATGGTGGGAGGGGACCAGAGGGAGACGGGTAGGTCAGCCAGTGGAACCACATCCTTGGGTACCGAGGGGGAACCGACAGACTCAGACGCCAGGTGACGTGCAGGGAGGGAGCATGAAACCGAAGCATTCAGCCTGAAGGAGACCAGGAGAGCTTGAATTTCCTCAAGACCCAGGAGCAGGGAAGGGACACGGGCCCTCGCCCGCTAGAACGAGTAGGGAGCCAGCCCGGACAATGTCTGGGAGATGGAGGATGGAGAGATGTCAGAGATGTGATGGGCAGGGAAGAGAGATAACCGAGAAAGAGCAGACCATTGAAGGACAAACTCAGGGTTGGTTGGGGAAGATGGGTAAGGAGAGCTACTCGGAGTGGGAGGTGTGTGTGATTTAGGgaagaggccaggtgcacaaagaCTGACTTTGGGCAGAGAGTGAATCTGAGTGGAGCCAGAGCCTAGGAGAGAATTGGGCctaggaagagaagggaagagaatgaTATACAAGAGCATGGAATATGGACATGGAGAGCTAGCTGTGAATTTGGGTGGTTGAGGAGCCACAGAGTCCAATGAAGttagaggaggcagggagctggagCCAGGAAATTAGCCAGCATGATGGGGAAAGGACTGATGCAGACACTGAGCAGAGTACAGAGCAGAGGACCAAACCTCCCTGGGACAGAGTCAGAAAGTCACTTGTGGGGCTGCAGCTCTGGGTTAGTGTCTCAAGAGAGAAAAGCCAGTTAAGCTGTCTGCgcggtggggagaggaggacacAGTGGCCTGTGAGTTGTGGTTTCCTAGTGGTGGGAGGCCCATTGGCGGCCCATCCTGAGCCTCTGTCCACCACCCCTATCACAGGTCAACTCCTGGAGTGGCTCCATTGAGATTGGGGTGACGGCACTGGACCCCAGTGTGCTGGACTTCCCAAGCAGCGCCACAGGGCTGAAGGGGGGTTCGTGGGTAGTGTCGGGCTGCTCGGTGCTGAGGGATGGACGTTCTGTGCTGGAGGAGTATGGTCAGGACCTGGACCAGCTTGGCGAAGGGGACCGTGTGGGCGTGGAGCGCACAGTTGCTGGGGAGCTGCGGCTCTGGGTGAACGGGCGGGATTGTGGTGTGGCCGCCACAGGCCTGCCTGCTCGCGTCTGGGCCGTTGTGGACCTTTATGGCAAGTGCACCCAAGTCACTGTGCTACCCCCTGAGCCAGGCTTCAGCTCCCCTACTCCCATCCCCACGCCTCCCCTCGAGCCCTCCGCTCCCCCTGAAGATTCTGCCTTGGCTGAACAGGGGACGTCTAGGGATGAAGGTGAGAACACAGCTAGGGCCGTGGtggaggggtggggcccaggggatGGCTGAAGGGAAACAGAGCGACAAGCGCGgctgggtgtgggcagggccacccggacccctgagtctgctgaaggggagagcaggggcTAGAGGAGGGGTCTCCTGGCTGTGGGTTCTGCAGCAGGGGCTGAACCCTTATTCCCCTCCCATCCTGCCTGGTTCCCAGCCTTCATGGTGTCCCCAGCGCAGGCCCGGCCGGAGACGTTTCCTAACAGCCTTGAGTCGCATAATGGTGAGGGCTCCTGGGAGGCCCGGGAAGGGGAGCGGGAAATGAGGTGGACgagggagggacctcaggagagGGGCAAGGAGAGGACTGCGGACCTGAGGGCGTAGGGCCTCATGTCAGCTTTTCTTTCGTCCTGCTGCTGTAGACTTTGCCAGTATGGAGCTGTCTGAGGTGGTGAGCAATGCCATCCTGTCCGCCTATAATGGGGGGCTCCTAAATGTGAACCTGAGCTCCCCGCCAGCAGGGGAAGGACTAGGGTCTAGCTGTGCTGCCACCTCCCCCATCCTCACGTCCAACGACGCCCTGCTCTTTCATGAGAAGTGTGGGACTCTCATCAAACTCAGCAACAATAATAAGACGGCTGAGCGGCGCCGGCCCTTGGATGAATTCAACAATGGGGTTGTCATGACCAACCGCCCGCTCCGGGACAATGAGATGTTTGAGGTGTGCAAGAGCCTGGGGTCTGGCTGGCACCTCACCCTCTGGGAGCTAAAGACGGGGATCCTAGCTACTGGAAGGGGGGGGACTGGGGAAGGACCAGGGGCTGGGAGTCCATTCTCTACATTTACAtgcccacctctcccttctcctattCCACCCAAGATCCGCATCGACAAGCTCGTAGATAAGTGGTCAGGCTCCATCGAGATTGGTGTCACCACCCACAACCCCAACAATTTGGAATACCCAGCCACCATGACCAATCTGCAGTCAGGTACCAGCCAcgggcagggtgggggctggggcctggggcaccTGAGGTGAAGGCAGCTCGTCCCCTAACCAGGGTGTGTGCTTTCCCCTAGGCACCATTATGATGAGCGGCTGTGGGATTCTGACCAACGGCAAGGGCACCCGCCGGGAGTACTGTGAATTCAGTCTGGATGAGCTGCAGGTGAGGGGGCCAGCCCGGCTGCGTCCCTGCCTGGCCACCGCGGTCTAGAGCACGGCCTTTCTCTTTTGCCGAAAGGCTCTGTCTAAGAAGGCAGGGTTGCCCGCAGGTAGGCACTCAGTTTTTACGTCGGGTGGGTTCAGGTCCTCTTGCTGGTTGGCCATGTGTGAGAGTGACCTGAGGCAAGAAGCTTCCCCTCTTTggtagttttttcttttctgcagaTGTCTAAAATGAGCCTGTTAGTGGTGTTTTACAGATCGTTGTGAGGGCTAAGCAAGTTCATGGTTGTAAGGTGACTTACTGCAGTACTGGATGACTTGCACGAAGCTTTCAGGGCGGTCTGAGGCTCAGGAGGACTTTTGGAGCTGTTCCCCTGTGATGTGGGTGGTGGGAAGGCTCGAGGGCTGCTCCGTTCTCATGGTTCCAACTGTCTGGAGCCTGATTGTGGATGAACTCcagactgttcttttttgttttgaataGGAGGGCGACCACATTGGTCTCACAAGGAAGTCCAACTCTGCCCTCCACTTCTTCATTAACGGCATTGATCAAGGTAAGGGGAAGTCAGGGCTGGCGGGCCGGGGCTTCCGGTGGGGTGGTCTGTACCTCATCCTCCTGCCTCTTGATACTCCGCCTCTATATTTGACTCTTCTCTCCTTACCCGCCTCCATTcctgtgcctcccacccccacaggcGTGGCTACCCCATTGACACCCCCAGTGGTGTATGGTGTGGTAGACTTGTATGGGATGGCAGTGAAGGTGACCATCGTGCACAATAACAACCACAGTGACCGTCTGCGCAGGAACAATGCCATCCTGCGGGCGCTGTCCCCTGAGGGTGCTCTCCGCCGTGCTGCTCCCGCTGCCCAGGCAGAACCGGAGCGCCTGCTCTTCCACCCCAACTgtgggcagaaggcagccatCACCCACGAGGGACGCACTGCTCTGAGGCCCCAGTATGGCCcaaggggtggggagaagcctgcagaaAGGGCTCTAATGGaattgggggaaggggtggggaagtgggaggtACAAGGAGTCTGGTCTGGGGTGTCCTGGACAGAACGGGGGAGCCTTCTGAGTGTGATGTTTATCTGGTTGACTTGGGCTAAAAAGATGTGGCATGTTCAGAGTTTGTGTTGGGGGTCTGAGTCCCCACTTGCTGTGCCCTCAGTGCCACCGATGACTTCAATCACGGCGTGGTGCTGAGCAGCAGAGCCCTGCGGGACGGAGAGGTATTCCAGGTGCGCATCGAcaagatggtggacaaatgggcTGGCTCCATTGAGATTGGTGTCACCACCCACAACCCTGCctacctccaattgccctccacCATGACCAACTTGCGTTCTGGTGAGCTCCTGAGAGGGGCAGGGCCAGAAGAGGGTCCTAGGGAGGAAGCTGTCCTCACAGCCCTGGCGCGTGCTCTCCAGCCCCTTTTGCACTTGTCACACTTGTGACGGCTGAGTCAGTGGCTGAGGAGTGCCCCCGGACAGGGCTGTGGCTGGCGTGAGAACAGCagttttcttgtctttctctggggaAAAGCGACTCAGAGAAAAGGCAGGCTGGGCTAAAGGCTTCGGGAATGACGTGGGGACTGCTCTGTAGAGGGGAGGAGTCCTGGCTTCTCCCTCATGTCCTCTGCCGCTCCTCGACCCCCTAGGGACCTGGATGATGACTGGGAATGGGGTGATGCACAATGGGACAACCATCTTGGATGAATATGGGCACAACCTGGACCGCCTCAAGGTGGGAGAGTGGATGTGCTGGCAGGTCTCAGCAGTGGGGAGTAGGCCGGGGGGGGCTGCTGCAGGACCAGCCCAGGCAGGGACTCTGCCTGACTCCTCACTCCAGCCCCCCTTCTTCCAAGGCAGGGGACACGGTGGGCGTGGTTCGTAGGGAGGACGGGACTCTCCACTTCTTTGTCAATGGGATGACTCAGGGCCCTGCTGCCTGGAATGTGCCCCCGGGTGTCTATGCTGTTGTGGATCTCTACGGCCAGGCTGCCCAGGCCACCATTGTGGACGACGTGGGTGAgggccgggctgggcaggggcaggatggTGGGGTGGCCTCAGGAGGCCTCAGAGACAACTGTATGCCTAATGGGTGATGTCCCCTCTTGCAGAGGtgaccccagtccctgagccaCTCCCTGAGGGGAACAACCAGGTGTCTCCAAGCTCCCCATcatcgggggcggggggctccgaCCTCCGCTTCCACCAGCTGCATGGCAGTAACGCAGTCATCACGAATGGGGGCCGCACTGCGCTCCGTCACAACTGTCGCAGCGAGTTCAACGATGCCATTGTTATCTCCAACCGGTCAGTGTCTGGACTGGGCTGCCCCCACTTTCCTACTGCCCAGCTTGAGCAACCCAATAGGGCCTGTCTGATCGCCACTCTCCCGGGCAGGGCCCTGCGGGATGGAGAGCTGTTTGAAATTGTCATTCAGAAGATGGTGGACCGCTGGTCAGGCTCCATAGAGGCTGGTGAGGggcagctctgtgtgtgtgtgtgtgtgtgtgtgtgtgtgtgtgtgtgtatgcctgttGGGGGAGGTGCTGCCTGCCAATGCCTGGGGGCTTGGCTCTGACCTACCCCTGCCTCCTCACAGGAGTGACTGCTATTCGGCCAGAGGACCTTGAATTCCCCAACACTATGACAGACATTGACTACGACACTTGGATGCTGAGGTTGGGCTGCTTGCTTTGGGACCAGCTGGGTGGGtctgggtggagctggctgggacAAGGGAAGCAGGGTTTCAGGCCTGCTTCTGTGATagactagggccgtggtcggcaaactgcggctcgcgagccacatgcggctctttggccccttgagtgtggctcttccacaaaataccacggcctgggcgagtctgttttgaagaagtggcgttagaagaagtttaagtttaaaaaatttggctctcaaaagaaatttcgatcgttgtactgttgatatttggctctgttgactaatgagtttgccgaccactggactagggaaTCTGGCTACCTCTTCTCTTTAATTCTGGGaacccacccccctccttccacACGGCTCAGCCCTCCTCGCTCATAGGgtatttattactttttcatGAGAGCTCCCAGGGATGTAGGAGACAGGATTGGGTCTCAGACCCCAGACTGAGATGCTAATCCAAGGCACTGGAAGATCGGACAGGCAGAGACTGGGCAGGGACCTGtgtggagaggaagctgggaggcTGAACTCCCCCTTTGCCATCCCTCCAGTGGCACAGCTATCATGCAAGATGGTAACACAATGCGCAACAACTACGGGTGCGACCTCGATGCGCTGGGCACAGGTGCACGCATCGGCATGATGCGAACTTCCAAGGGCGATCTGCACTACTTCATCAACGGCCAGGACCAAGGCGCTGCCTGCTCAGGCTTGCCTCCGGGTAAAGGTGACTGCTCTGTGGCTTTCGACCTGccaccctcagcctggccgggaAGGTGTCAAGGTTCTGACTCCTCCTTTCCTACCCAGAGGTGTATGCGGTAGTGGATCTCTATGGCCAGTGTGTCCAAGTGTCCATCACCAATGCTACCGGCCCCATGGACAACAGCCTGGCAACCAGCAACACCGCTACTGAGAAGTCATTCCCCCTGCTCTCCCCAGGTTCAGCcaacagggagggagggtgggctcTGCTTGCCTGCTGTGGGCCTGAGAGATACAGCTTCTGGGTCAGGGAAGCTGTTCAAAGACAGGCTGGCTGCAGCAGCTACAGGCAAAGGGGAGGGAACAACCCATGGTGGAAAGCAGCCGGGAAGAGGACAGGGTTATGCCTGGTACACAGGGCCTGGATGCTTCCTTACCACCTGGGGGCTAGGACATCATAAGCTGGGTCTACCAGGTTTGGGGATGAGTCTAAATGTGGTGAAAAGAGGTGTCACAGGTAAAGGGGTGATGTCAGATGGGACCTTTATGTCAACTTCCTGTTTCACCTGAAAGCTTTGCTCTGTGTGCTAACTGAAGCTGGCTGCCCCAATTCTTCTCTGTTCTTTGGCACCATCTTTCCGCAGTGGCAGGCGTGGCTCACCGATTCCACAGTATTTGCGGCAAGAATGTCACTCTGGAGGAAGATGGCACAAGGGCGGTGCGGGCAGCTGGCTATGCTCATGGCCTTGTCTTTAGCACCAAGGAGCTCAAGACTGAGGAAGT
Protein-coding sequences here:
- the NEURL4 gene encoding neuralized-like protein 4 isoform X1 — translated: MAAGSGGSGGSGGGPGPGPGGGGGPGGSGPGPGSGAGLGSGGELHPRTGRLVSLSACGRTARRQQPGQEFNHGLVLSREPLRDGRVFTVRIDRKVNSWSGSIEIGVTALDPSVLDFPSSATGLKGGSWVVSGCSVLRDGRSVLEEYGQDLDQLGEGDRVGVERTVAGELRLWVNGRDCGVAATGLPARVWAVVDLYGKCTQVTVLPPEPGFSSPTPIPTPPLEPSAPPEDSALAEQGTSRDEAFMVSPAQARPETFPNSLESHNDFASMELSEVVSNAILSAYNGGLLNVNLSSPPAGEGLGSSCAATSPILTSNDALLFHEKCGTLIKLSNNNKTAERRRPLDEFNNGVVMTNRPLRDNEMFEIRIDKLVDKWSGSIEIGVTTHNPNNLEYPATMTNLQSGTIMMSGCGILTNGKGTRREYCEFSLDELQEGDHIGLTRKSNSALHFFINGIDQGVATPLTPPVVYGVVDLYGMAVKVTIVHNNNHSDRLRRNNAILRALSPEGALRRAAPAAQAEPERLLFHPNCGQKAAITHEGRTALRPHATDDFNHGVVLSSRALRDGEVFQVRIDKMVDKWAGSIEIGVTTHNPAYLQLPSTMTNLRSGTWMMTGNGVMHNGTTILDEYGHNLDRLKAGDTVGVVRREDGTLHFFVNGMTQGPAAWNVPPGVYAVVDLYGQAAQATIVDDVEVTPVPEPLPEGNNQVSPSSPSSGAGGSDLRFHQLHGSNAVITNGGRTALRHNCRSEFNDAIVISNRALRDGELFEIVIQKMVDRWSGSIEAGVTAIRPEDLEFPNTMTDIDYDTWMLSGTAIMQDGNTMRNNYGCDLDALGTGARIGMMRTSKGDLHYFINGQDQGAACSGLPPGKEVYAVVDLYGQCVQVSITNATGPMDNSLATSNTATEKSFPLLSPVAGVAHRFHSICGKNVTLEEDGTRAVRAAGYAHGLVFSTKELKTEEVFEVKVEELDEKWAGSLRIGLTTLAPGEMGPGAGGGPGVPPSLPELRTKTTWMVSSCEVRRDGLLQRMNYGRNLERLGVGSRVGIRRGADDSMHILVDGEDMGPAATGIAKNVWAVLDLYGPVRSVSIVSSTRLEEPEGTQPPSPSSDTGSEGDEDEEDEEHGLGGEDQVAIMPTALEFLENHGKNILLSNGNRTATRVASYNQGIVVISQPLVPQLLVQVRIDFLNRQWTSSLVLGVITCPPERLNFPASACALKRAAWLLRGHGVFHNGLKICEKFGPNLDTCPEGTILGLRLDSSGGLHLHVNGMDQGVAVPDVPQPCHALVDLYGQCEQVTIVSPEPGAASLKSAGTQGDMEKADMVDGIKESVCWGPPSAASPLKSCEYHALCSRFQELLLLPEDYFMPQPKRSLCYCESCRKMRGDEAHRRRGEPPREYALPFGWCRFNLRVNPHLEAGTLTKKWHMAYHGSNVAAIRRVLDRGELGAGTASILSCRPLKGEPRGGFEEPGENCAPPREEQPPPVLLSPSLQYAGAETLASKVQFRDPKFQRTHQAQVAFQVCVRPGSYTPGPPSAILREPPDPHFSPAELEWVTKEKGATLLYALLVRVE